One region of Rhodocyclaceae bacterium genomic DNA includes:
- a CDS encoding transposase — MIKEALRLKLEAELSHEQTARALRISKGVVAKYVGLAAAAGLSHWDAVRDLDEAELQRCLLGPALGRRDVVMPDFARIHRELSRKGVTLMLLWQEYVAAHAGQRTWGRTQFFEHYRAHAQSLKRSMRQVHRAGEKLFVDYAGPTIALRDG; from the coding sequence ATGATCAAGGAAGCACTTCGCCTCAAGCTGGAGGCCGAGCTGTCGCACGAGCAGACGGCTCGCGCGCTGCGCATCTCCAAGGGGGTGGTGGCAAAGTACGTCGGGCTGGCCGCAGCGGCGGGACTGTCGCACTGGGACGCTGTACGCGATCTGGACGAGGCGGAACTGCAGCGGTGCCTGCTGGGCCCGGCATTGGGGCGCAGGGACGTGGTGATGCCGGACTTCGCCCGCATCCACCGCGAGCTCTCGCGCAAAGGCGTCACGCTGATGCTGCTGTGGCAAGAGTATGTTGCGGCCCACGCTGGGCAGCGCACCTGGGGCCGAACGCAGTTCTTCGAGCACTACCGCGCCCATGCCCAGTCGCTCAAGCGCTCGATGCGCCAGGTGCACCGTGCCGGGGAGAAGCTGTTCGTCGACTACGCCGGGCCGACGATTGCGCTGCGCGACGGC
- a CDS encoding DUF2075 domain-containing protein: protein MSDARYGWSSNFPTFRAAEPRLVRGRLQEFLPDVDASQVRAWDDSIPKLQREVGESLDAYAHAAQYSAILEYQLPLEFRRPDVLLLVGSAVIVLELKGKETPSQADLDQTAAYARDLRAYHRDCDGRPVYAVVVPTRAKGYGGERDGVHIAGPDAIDALIANFSDVRDQPQLSAEAFLDAAAYRPLPTLVQAARELFTTGTLRDIWRARANTDPAVNQIEIIIRGAAAAKRRRLILLTGVPGAGKTLVGLRLAHAHYLDDLAVARADGHKPTAPAVFLSGNGPLVQVLQYQMKQAGGDGKTFVRDVKGYVQAYSRPKAPVPAEHVLIFDEAQRAWDADMVAAKGHTDSKRSEPEHFVQFAERIPEWCTIVGLIGTGQEIHLGEEGGLSLWRKAVEESGVPDDWEVHGAPQIASLFAGSTVPFVASPALTLDTEIRFHLAKDVHPFVDAVLRGDSDVARQHIAHLASHDFHLRMTRDLDTAKAYLRERYAEHKLARFGLVASSRDKDLIHFGVRNDFNWTKNVKVGPWYVDGDGSPVSCRQLEEVVTEFAAQGLELDAALLCWGSDLVREQSGWSIARARGYKKGSLVRDPYQLRLNAYRVLLTRGRDGTVIFVPPISQLDETWSYLVACGVSELG from the coding sequence ATGTCTGACGCGCGTTATGGTTGGAGCTCGAACTTCCCTACCTTTCGAGCGGCGGAGCCACGGCTAGTACGCGGGCGATTGCAAGAATTTTTGCCTGATGTCGACGCCTCACAAGTTAGGGCATGGGACGACAGCATCCCGAAGCTCCAGCGGGAAGTAGGCGAGTCACTTGACGCGTACGCTCATGCAGCGCAATACAGTGCAATTCTTGAGTATCAGTTGCCGCTCGAGTTTCGGCGGCCCGACGTATTGCTGTTGGTCGGTAGCGCTGTAATCGTGTTGGAACTCAAGGGCAAAGAGACTCCGTCGCAGGCTGACCTCGATCAAACGGCAGCCTACGCACGAGATCTTCGCGCATACCATCGCGACTGTGATGGTCGCCCCGTCTATGCGGTGGTCGTACCTACGCGCGCCAAGGGGTATGGAGGCGAGCGAGACGGCGTACATATCGCGGGACCCGATGCGATCGACGCGCTCATCGCGAACTTCTCGGATGTGCGTGATCAGCCGCAACTCTCTGCAGAGGCATTCCTTGACGCCGCGGCGTATCGACCTTTGCCAACGCTTGTACAGGCAGCGCGCGAGCTCTTCACCACGGGTACGCTGCGGGATATCTGGCGAGCACGTGCCAACACGGATCCCGCCGTCAACCAAATCGAGATCATCATTCGTGGTGCTGCCGCTGCAAAGCGCCGGCGCCTCATCTTGCTTACGGGTGTTCCCGGAGCTGGAAAAACGCTCGTAGGGCTGCGGCTAGCGCATGCTCATTATCTCGATGACCTCGCGGTTGCGCGTGCGGATGGTCATAAACCCACTGCCCCTGCAGTCTTCTTGTCGGGGAATGGCCCGCTTGTACAAGTACTGCAGTATCAGATGAAGCAGGCCGGCGGTGATGGGAAGACCTTCGTCCGTGACGTGAAGGGCTATGTCCAAGCCTACAGCCGTCCAAAGGCACCTGTGCCGGCAGAACACGTGCTGATCTTTGACGAAGCGCAGCGCGCGTGGGATGCGGACATGGTGGCCGCTAAAGGCCACACGGATAGTAAGCGTTCCGAGCCAGAGCATTTCGTGCAGTTTGCCGAGCGCATTCCGGAATGGTGCACGATCGTCGGCCTCATTGGCACTGGGCAAGAGATCCATCTTGGCGAAGAAGGCGGACTTTCGCTCTGGCGCAAAGCTGTCGAAGAGAGCGGAGTGCCTGACGATTGGGAGGTTCATGGAGCCCCGCAGATCGCGTCACTGTTCGCAGGAAGTACCGTCCCGTTCGTCGCCTCCCCCGCCCTCACACTCGACACGGAGATTCGCTTTCATCTTGCGAAAGATGTCCATCCGTTCGTGGATGCAGTTCTGCGTGGTGACTCCGACGTGGCGCGGCAGCATATCGCTCACCTCGCCAGCCACGACTTTCACCTTCGGATGACTCGTGACCTGGATACTGCAAAAGCCTACCTTCGAGAACGGTACGCCGAGCATAAACTGGCCCGATTCGGGCTAGTAGCTTCCTCGCGTGACAAGGACCTTATCCACTTCGGCGTTCGCAACGACTTCAACTGGACGAAGAATGTGAAGGTAGGGCCATGGTACGTAGACGGTGACGGAAGCCCGGTATCTTGCCGCCAGTTGGAAGAAGTGGTGACCGAGTTTGCGGCGCAGGGCCTTGAACTCGATGCAGCGCTTCTTTGTTGGGGTAGCGATCTCGTACGCGAGCAGAGCGGTTGGTCGATTGCGCGAGCTCGTGGCTACAAGAAAGGTAGTCTCGTGCGTGATCCCTACCAACTTCGCCTCAATGCATATCGAGTCTTGCTTACTCGCGGTCGAGACGGCACAGTAATTTTTGTGCCGCCGATCTCGCAGCTTGATGAGACGTGGAGCTACTTGGTGGCTTGTGGTGTTTCCGAACTAGGGTAA
- the glmS gene encoding glutamine--fructose-6-phosphate transaminase (isomerizing): MCGIVGGTASRDIVPVLVEGLRRLEYRGYDSCGVAVHHAGQLQRTRSTHRVAELKAQVEAEGVAGSTGISHTRWATHGAPSTTNAHPHFSSGEIAVVHNGIIENYEQLRSELQALGYVFESQTDTEVIAHLVRHLYKGDLFEAVQAAVARFRGAYAIAVFAKAEPHRLCGARFGSPLVLGVGTGGEHFLASDALALSGTTDRIVYLEEGDLADLRPEGYRIVDREGRTVEREVRTVAAEAAEAELGTYRHYMQKEIFEQPRAISDTLEAVGGIDPGLFGPAAASVLPAVEGVLILACGTSYYAGCVAKQWIESIARLPVQVEIASEYRYRDSVPNPRALVVTISQSGETADTLAALKHARDLGHTHTLAVCNVATSAMVRETTMRFLTRAGVEIGVASTKAFTTQLVALYLLANTLAKAHGRLDDAAEHDAITALRHLPAAVQTVLALEPAIVEWSETFATKEDALFLGRGLHYPIALEGALKLKEISYIHAEAYPAGELKHGPLALVTSAMPVVTVAPNDALLEKLKSNMQEVRARGGELYVVADGDTQITDSEGVRVIRMPEHYGDLSPILHVVPLQLLAYHTALARGTDVDKPRNLAKSVTVE; encoded by the coding sequence ATGTGCGGTATCGTCGGCGGCACAGCCTCCCGTGACATCGTCCCCGTCCTCGTCGAGGGCCTGCGTCGCCTCGAGTACCGTGGCTACGACTCCTGCGGCGTGGCCGTCCACCACGCCGGCCAGCTCCAGCGCACACGCAGCACGCACCGCGTCGCCGAGCTGAAGGCGCAGGTCGAGGCCGAGGGCGTGGCCGGCAGCACCGGCATCTCGCACACCCGCTGGGCGACGCATGGCGCGCCGAGCACCACCAACGCCCACCCGCACTTCTCCAGCGGCGAGATCGCGGTGGTGCACAACGGCATCATCGAGAACTACGAACAACTGCGCAGCGAGCTGCAGGCGCTGGGCTACGTGTTCGAATCGCAGACCGACACCGAGGTGATCGCGCACCTGGTGCGCCACCTCTACAAGGGCGACCTGTTCGAAGCCGTGCAGGCCGCGGTGGCCCGCTTCCGCGGTGCGTATGCCATCGCCGTGTTCGCGAAGGCCGAGCCGCACCGCCTGTGCGGCGCCCGCTTCGGCTCACCGCTGGTGCTGGGCGTGGGCACCGGCGGCGAGCACTTCCTCGCTAGCGACGCGCTCGCACTGTCGGGCACCACCGACCGCATCGTCTACCTCGAGGAAGGCGACCTCGCCGACCTGCGTCCCGAGGGCTACCGCATCGTCGACCGCGAGGGCCGCACCGTCGAGCGCGAAGTGCGCACCGTGGCGGCCGAGGCGGCCGAGGCCGAGCTCGGCACCTACCGCCACTACATGCAGAAGGAGATCTTCGAGCAGCCGCGCGCGATCTCCGACACGCTGGAGGCGGTCGGCGGTATCGACCCCGGCCTGTTCGGCCCAGCCGCGGCGTCGGTGCTGCCGGCGGTGGAGGGCGTGCTGATCCTCGCCTGCGGCACCAGCTACTACGCCGGCTGCGTCGCGAAGCAGTGGATCGAATCGATCGCCCGGCTGCCGGTGCAGGTGGAGATCGCCAGCGAGTACCGCTACCGCGACTCGGTGCCCAACCCGCGCGCACTGGTGGTGACCATCTCGCAGTCGGGCGAGACCGCCGACACCCTGGCCGCGCTCAAGCATGCGCGCGACCTGGGACACACGCACACGCTGGCGGTGTGCAACGTCGCCACCAGCGCGATGGTGCGCGAGACCACGATGCGCTTCCTCACCCGCGCCGGGGTGGAGATCGGCGTCGCCTCGACCAAGGCCTTCACCACGCAACTGGTCGCGCTGTACCTGCTGGCCAACACGCTGGCCAAGGCCCACGGCCGGCTCGATGATGCCGCCGAGCACGACGCCATCACCGCACTACGCCACCTGCCGGCCGCGGTGCAGACCGTGCTGGCCCTGGAGCCGGCGATCGTCGAATGGAGCGAGACCTTCGCCACCAAGGAAGACGCCCTGTTCCTCGGCCGCGGCCTGCACTACCCGATCGCCCTGGAAGGCGCGCTCAAGCTGAAGGAGATCAGCTACATCCACGCCGAGGCGTATCCGGCCGGGGAGCTCAAGCACGGCCCGCTGGCGCTGGTGACCTCGGCGATGCCGGTGGTGACGGTGGCCCCGAACGACGCGCTGCTCGAAAAGCTGAAGAGCAACATGCAGGAGGTGCGTGCGCGCGGCGGGGAGCTGTACGTGGTGGCGGATGGGGATACGCAGATCACGGACAGCGAGGGGGTGAGGGTGATACGGATGCCGGAGCACTATGGTGACTTGTCACCGATATTGCATGTGGTGCCGCTGCAGTTGTTGGCGTATCACACGGCCCTTGCCAGGGGGACGGATGTGGATAAGCCCAGGAATTTGGCTAAGTCGGTGACGGTGGAGTAG
- a CDS encoding helix-turn-helix transcriptional regulator: MRTHEQVVSKLLRRPGVRKEVDRIEREEGELLDQLLKARHDAGLTQAQVAERMGTHPPSVARLERALSTGKHSPSLATLRKYAQACGRELVIQIE; encoded by the coding sequence ATGCGAACGCATGAGCAGGTTGTATCGAAGCTGCTTCGCCGCCCGGGCGTAAGGAAGGAAGTCGATCGTATCGAGCGCGAGGAAGGCGAACTCCTTGATCAACTTCTGAAGGCGAGGCACGACGCGGGACTTACGCAGGCACAAGTCGCCGAACGCATGGGTACCCACCCACCGTCTGTTGCTCGCCTGGAGCGGGCACTGTCGACTGGAAAGCACTCCCCTTCGTTAGCTACGCTCAGAAAGTACGCTCAGGCCTGTGGTCGCGAGTTGGTGATTCAGATCGAATAG
- a CDS encoding addiction module protein — MSISIAEVEAQALLLSPEDRAQLADKLLASLAANADVEDAWSVEAERRLAELERGAVSGIPVRDAIARARDAVR; from the coding sequence ATGTCGATATCAATCGCAGAAGTTGAAGCACAGGCGCTCCTTCTTTCTCCGGAGGATCGTGCACAGTTGGCTGACAAGCTGCTGGCGAGTCTGGCCGCTAATGCGGACGTTGAGGACGCGTGGTCCGTTGAAGCAGAGCGGCGCCTGGCCGAGCTGGAGCGCGGGGCAGTGTCTGGGATTCCCGTACGAGACGCTATCGCCCGTGCCCGCGACGCCGTTCGATGA
- a CDS encoding helix-turn-helix transcriptional regulator: MSDFSPARRRVEVTPGESVRILREMQELSQNQLSELTGIAQATLSAIENGRVNLGVERAKVLARALKCHPAVLVFPGWDQAVADQA; this comes from the coding sequence ATGAGCGATTTCAGTCCCGCGCGCAGGCGCGTCGAAGTTACGCCGGGCGAGTCGGTCCGGATCCTGCGTGAGATGCAGGAACTCAGCCAGAACCAGCTCTCCGAGCTGACTGGAATTGCCCAGGCCACGCTGTCGGCAATCGAGAACGGCCGTGTGAACCTGGGCGTTGAACGTGCGAAGGTTCTGGCGCGCGCGCTCAAGTGCCACCCGGCGGTGTTGGTGTTTCCCGGTTGGGATCAAGCAGTCGCAGACCAGGCTTGA
- a CDS encoding addiction module protein, which yields MTTAVTAIETQIRALSREDKADLVKSLIADLDGPADESVQRAWLEEAQRRHLEIVEGKVEAIPAEQVFASLRAGQKISFAINR from the coding sequence ATGACAACAGCAGTCACAGCCATCGAAACGCAGATCCGGGCGCTCAGCCGCGAAGACAAGGCCGACCTGGTCAAGTCGTTGATCGCGGATCTTGACGGGCCAGCGGACGAGAGCGTCCAACGCGCATGGCTTGAAGAAGCGCAACGCCGTCACCTTGAGATTGTCGAAGGCAAGGTAGAAGCGATACCGGCGGAACAGGTATTTGCCAGCCTTCGCGCCGGCCAGAAGATATCCTTTGCGATCAACCGCTGA
- a CDS encoding type II toxin-antitoxin system HicB family antitoxin, with product MKTLSAVVEQDSVTRLYVGFVPGFPGAHSQGGTLDELQHTLQEVIAMLMEGHQCHRDGYC from the coding sequence ATGAAGACTCTCTCGGCAGTAGTTGAACAGGACTCGGTCACGCGGCTCTACGTTGGCTTCGTCCCTGGCTTCCCAGGCGCCCACTCCCAGGGCGGCACGCTGGACGAGCTTCAGCACACCCTGCAGGAGGTCATTGCGATGCTGATGGAGGGGCATCAGTGTCACCGGGACGGCTATTGCTAG
- a CDS encoding DUF433 domain-containing protein: MIDWSTCAAVESHPGVYSGAWVFRGTRVPVAALFENLEGGASVAEFVEWFPGVTLEQAKAALDHVAHGLLAPA; this comes from the coding sequence ATGATTGACTGGTCGACATGCGCTGCCGTCGAATCCCATCCCGGTGTCTACAGTGGCGCCTGGGTGTTTCGTGGCACGCGGGTGCCGGTAGCAGCCTTGTTCGAAAACCTCGAAGGCGGCGCTTCAGTCGCTGAGTTCGTCGAGTGGTTTCCAGGAGTTACCCTCGAACAAGCGAAGGCTGCGTTGGACCACGTCGCTCACGGCTTGCTCGCTCCTGCGTAG
- a CDS encoding nucleotidyltransferase family protein: MAKRLFPETKALVTICQRHKISRLSLFGSTLKGTARPDSDIDLLVEFEPGARITLLDMAQIEIELSTLLGGRKVDLRTAGDLSRFFRDEVVRTAEPQYVAGYAGVTES, encoded by the coding sequence ATGGCAAAGCGACTCTTTCCTGAGACTAAAGCCCTGGTCACCATATGCCAGCGCCACAAGATCAGCCGCTTGTCGTTGTTCGGCTCGACACTGAAGGGTACCGCCCGCCCGGACAGCGATATCGATCTGCTGGTCGAGTTCGAGCCGGGTGCGAGGATTACCTTGCTGGACATGGCCCAGATAGAGATCGAACTTTCGACGCTGCTGGGTGGCCGCAAGGTCGATCTGCGGACGGCAGGGGATCTCAGCCGGTTCTTCAGGGATGAAGTCGTCCGCACCGCAGAGCCGCAGTATGTCGCCGGGTACGCCGGCGTCACGGAATCCTGA